One uncultured Flavobacterium sp. genomic window carries:
- a CDS encoding TonB-dependent receptor, with product MKKIILALILGFSSLLSAQNSISGTVTNLENQPMANVSVYAPELHKGIKTDENGKYEFKNLPNGSFRLAFSYIGYTTQNKTINKLLKENTLDVTLTQSIFEMDEVVVSTPFNKLQSQNVMKVEHESIKTLQQKGTSTLIEGLATIPGVSQISTGTSIGKPVIRGLSGNRVLVYSQGVRVENQQFGDEHGLGLNDAGVESVEVIKGPASLLYGSDALGGVLYFNPEKFADANTFKANFNQKYFTNTQGSNSSIGLKTSTDNWKFLARGSFNTHSDYKIADGERVTNTRYNETDFKTGIGYSNSSFSSVLRYNYNKLDLGMPDNGIAEQSSSKNTEFPRQGIFNHLLSLNNVIFFQNSKLDVDLGYIANDRSEFQDSNEASLHMKLNTFNYNAKYHFPKFGKIETIFGVQGMHQTNTNSGKEYLIPDATTNDFGAFGTANYEWGSNVLQAGLRFDNRKITSIAHGIEGTEGYFQALDRSFDSFNASLGYKTKLADPLTLRLNVATGFRAPNLAELTSNGVHEGTNRYEIGNADLKTEQNVQTDLNLEYKNTHFEFFVNGFYNHVNNYIYTSPTGEIRDNNDVFAYIQNNANLYGGEVGLHFHPHPLDWLHFETSFETVTGKKQNGDYLPMIPANNWNNTLRTEFKIKNWLSEGFASLNVSSTFNQDNVSGFETASNGYTLVNLGFGGTVKLGKHAFDVNLNGNNLFDKRYIAHLSRLKTDGIPNIGRNIVLGVNFNL from the coding sequence ATGAAAAAAATAATATTAGCCCTAATTTTAGGGTTTTCGAGCCTGCTTTCAGCTCAAAATTCGATTTCAGGAACAGTGACAAATCTTGAAAATCAGCCTATGGCAAACGTTTCTGTTTATGCGCCTGAATTACACAAAGGAATCAAAACTGATGAAAACGGAAAATACGAATTTAAGAATCTTCCTAACGGAAGTTTTCGACTTGCCTTTTCTTATATTGGATATACAACTCAAAATAAAACAATTAATAAGTTATTAAAAGAAAATACGCTGGATGTAACGCTTACTCAATCTATTTTTGAAATGGATGAAGTTGTGGTTTCAACGCCATTCAATAAATTGCAATCGCAAAACGTAATGAAAGTTGAACACGAAAGCATTAAAACATTACAACAAAAAGGAACTTCAACTTTAATCGAAGGTTTAGCGACGATTCCGGGGGTTTCACAAATTTCTACAGGAACTTCTATTGGGAAACCGGTAATTCGCGGACTTAGCGGAAACCGTGTTTTGGTATATTCTCAAGGTGTTCGTGTCGAAAATCAGCAGTTTGGAGACGAACATGGTTTAGGTTTAAACGATGCCGGAGTCGAAAGTGTTGAAGTAATCAAAGGACCTGCTTCGTTATTATATGGCTCTGATGCTTTGGGTGGAGTTTTGTATTTTAATCCGGAGAAATTTGCTGACGCGAATACTTTCAAGGCAAATTTCAATCAAAAATATTTCACTAATACACAAGGAAGCAACTCTTCTATTGGACTAAAAACTTCTACTGATAATTGGAAATTTCTTGCTCGTGGAAGCTTCAACACTCATTCTGATTATAAAATTGCCGACGGAGAGCGTGTAACCAATACGCGTTATAACGAAACTGATTTTAAAACCGGAATTGGATATAGCAACTCTAGTTTTTCAAGTGTTTTGAGATACAATTACAACAAACTTGATCTTGGAATGCCGGATAATGGAATTGCCGAACAATCTTCAAGTAAAAACACTGAGTTTCCGAGACAAGGAATCTTTAATCATTTATTGAGTTTAAACAATGTTATCTTTTTTCAAAACTCAAAATTAGATGTTGATTTAGGTTATATTGCCAATGACAGAAGCGAATTTCAAGATAGCAATGAGGCTTCTCTTCACATGAAACTGAATACTTTTAATTATAATGCTAAATATCATTTTCCGAAATTTGGTAAAATTGAAACTATTTTTGGCGTCCAGGGAATGCATCAAACAAATACCAATTCTGGTAAAGAATACTTAATTCCTGATGCAACTACAAATGATTTTGGCGCTTTTGGAACTGCTAATTACGAATGGGGAAGCAATGTTTTACAAGCCGGATTGCGTTTTGATAATAGAAAAATAACTTCTATAGCACACGGAATTGAAGGTACAGAAGGTTATTTTCAGGCTTTAGACCGATCATTTGACAGCTTTAATGCTTCTTTGGGATATAAAACAAAACTGGCTGACCCTTTAACACTTCGATTGAATGTAGCAACTGGATTTAGAGCACCAAACTTGGCAGAATTAACTTCAAACGGAGTTCATGAAGGAACTAACCGATATGAAATTGGAAATGCTGATTTGAAAACGGAACAAAACGTTCAGACTGATTTAAACTTAGAATATAAAAACACGCATTTTGAGTTTTTCGTTAACGGATTTTACAATCATGTAAACAATTATATCTACACTTCGCCAACTGGAGAAATACGAGACAATAATGATGTTTTTGCTTATATTCAGAACAATGCTAATTTATATGGTGGTGAAGTTGGTTTACATTTTCATCCACATCCATTAGATTGGCTGCATTTTGAAACTAGCTTTGAAACCGTAACAGGCAAGAAACAAAACGGTGATTATTTGCCTATGATTCCGGCAAATAATTGGAATAATACTTTAAGAACTGAGTTTAAAATCAAAAACTGGTTAAGTGAAGGTTTTGCTTCATTGAATGTGTCTTCAACATTTAATCAGGATAATGTAAGCGGTTTCGAAACGGCTTCAAACGGATATACTTTAGTAAATCTGGGCTTTGGAGGAACAGTAAAACTTGGCAAACATGCTTTTGATGTAAACCTGAACGGAAACAATTTATTCGATAAAAGATACATTGCACACCTTTCACGATTAAAAACAGACGGAATCCCAAACATTGGACGAAATATTGTTCTGGGAGTTAATTTTAACTTATAA
- a CDS encoding P-loop NTPase — protein MKLDRKEILKALETITIAGEGKNMVESGAVTNVLTFGDEVVVDLLLHTPAMHIKKRAEDDIKKTIHELISADAKVKVNIKVEAKENPNEIKGKAIPGIKNIIAVASGKGGVGKSTVTANIAVTLAKMGFSVGILDADIYGPSMPIMFDVENEKPISITVDGKSKMKPIESYEIKILSIGFFTAPSQAVIWRGPMAAKALNQMIFDADWGELDFMLIDLPPGTGDIHLSIMQSLPITGAVVVSTPQAVALADAKKGVAMFMQDNINVPVLGIIENMAYFTPEELPDNKYYIFGQEGAKNLAEDLDVPFLGEVPIVQSIREAGDYGRPAALQTASVIETVFEEITRNVVQEVVNRNDNLPATEAIKITTMAGCSAVKKN, from the coding sequence ATGAAATTAGACAGGAAAGAAATTCTTAAAGCTTTAGAAACAATAACTATAGCAGGAGAAGGAAAAAATATGGTCGAAAGTGGTGCTGTTACCAATGTACTAACTTTTGGCGATGAAGTTGTGGTAGATTTACTATTACATACCCCAGCAATGCACATTAAAAAAAGAGCTGAAGATGATATCAAAAAAACGATACATGAATTGATCTCTGCTGATGCAAAAGTTAAAGTAAATATTAAGGTTGAAGCTAAGGAAAATCCGAACGAAATAAAAGGAAAAGCGATTCCGGGAATCAAAAATATAATTGCCGTTGCATCTGGTAAAGGTGGAGTTGGAAAATCTACTGTTACAGCAAATATTGCCGTAACACTTGCAAAAATGGGTTTTAGTGTTGGAATTCTGGATGCTGATATCTACGGACCTTCTATGCCAATTATGTTTGATGTAGAAAACGAAAAACCAATTTCAATTACCGTTGACGGAAAATCTAAAATGAAACCAATTGAAAGTTATGAAATCAAAATACTTTCTATCGGTTTTTTCACAGCTCCAAGTCAGGCTGTAATCTGGAGAGGTCCAATGGCTGCTAAAGCTTTGAACCAAATGATTTTTGATGCAGATTGGGGAGAATTAGATTTTATGCTAATTGATTTACCTCCCGGAACTGGAGATATTCACCTTTCTATCATGCAATCATTGCCTATTACAGGAGCTGTAGTAGTAAGTACTCCTCAAGCTGTGGCTCTTGCCGATGCTAAAAAAGGAGTTGCAATGTTCATGCAGGACAACATCAATGTTCCGGTTTTAGGAATTATTGAAAATATGGCCTACTTCACACCAGAAGAATTACCTGATAATAAATATTATATCTTTGGTCAGGAAGGAGCAAAAAATCTTGCAGAAGATTTAGATGTCCCATTCTTAGGAGAAGTGCCAATTGTACAATCAATTCGTGAAGCAGGAGATTATGGTCGTCCTGCAGCTTTACAAACAGCTTCTGTAATAGAGACTGTTTTTGAAGAAATAACTCGAAATGTTGTACAAGAAGTAGTTAACAGAAACGATAATTTACCTGCTACAGAAGCCATTAAAATTACAACTATGGCGGGTTGTTCAGCGGTAAAGAAAAATTAG
- a CDS encoding 2Fe-2S iron-sulfur cluster-binding protein has translation MDVLIKIKDREGVIHELQAPTDMAMNIMELCKAYELPVEGTCGGMAMCASCQCYVLNDIALPEMGDEEEAMLSEAFYVKSNSRLGCQIPITTELEGLELELAPEY, from the coding sequence ATGGATGTATTAATAAAGATTAAAGATCGAGAAGGGGTTATACACGAGTTACAAGCTCCAACTGATATGGCAATGAATATAATGGAGTTATGCAAAGCATACGAACTTCCTGTTGAAGGAACCTGTGGAGGAATGGCAATGTGTGCCTCTTGCCAGTGTTACGTTCTTAATGATATTGCATTACCAGAAATGGGAGATGAAGAAGAAGCCATGCTTTCGGAGGCGTTTTATGTTAAATCTAATAGTCGTTTAGGCTGCCAGATACCAATTACTACAGAATTAGAAGGATTAGAACTGGAATTAGCTCCAGAATATTAA
- a CDS encoding SMI1/KNR4 family protein: protein MNFNNYKIIPNYRTNNTDLFLADVEDILACEKTLNIVFDNDYKEYVSTYGSGILGGTYVRIYLPETIILTLSEWKNRITEYWFWDEGKEVLTKDEVLDSVRIGDTYDGDEIILFKNEYFVLPRHSEMIYKAGNTLEETITWLCSSGILTETFSEREFEPFDPSDLGE, encoded by the coding sequence ATGAACTTCAATAATTATAAAATAATCCCTAACTACAGGACAAATAATACAGATTTATTTCTTGCTGACGTAGAGGATATTCTGGCTTGTGAAAAAACATTAAACATTGTTTTTGATAATGATTATAAAGAATATGTTTCAACTTACGGAAGCGGAATTCTGGGCGGAACTTATGTACGAATCTATCTTCCGGAAACCATTATTTTAACTTTATCAGAATGGAAAAACCGGATTACTGAATATTGGTTTTGGGATGAAGGAAAAGAGGTTTTGACAAAAGATGAAGTTTTAGACTCCGTTAGAATTGGAGATACTTATGACGGAGATGAAATAATCCTTTTTAAAAACGAATATTTCGTTTTGCCAAGACACAGCGAAATGATTTACAAAGCAGGAAACACGCTTGAAGAAACTATAACCTGGTTGTGCTCATCAGGAATCTTAACCGAAACGTTTTCTGAAAGAGAATTTGAGCCTTTTGATCCTAGTGATTTGGGAGAATAA
- a CDS encoding porin family protein, with amino-acid sequence MKNSLKPKYDMRFLFSCLFLVSFFNVFAQEDVKTEVKPAVKIDSLYREDQFYLSVTYNLLTQIPQGLKQNKFSAGLSGGFLRDMPINKKRTIAIAAGLGLSYQNYYQNLTVLETPSGALAYAVSDYNDIKSNRYRQYLVDLPIEFRWRNSTYESYKFWRVYGGVKLSYVLSNKSVLDDGERKYKITNNPDINKFQYSIYLATGFNTWNLYVNYGLNTLFKKDLKTTSGQSIDVQTLNAGLIFYIL; translated from the coding sequence TTGAAAAACTCTTTAAAACCAAAATACGATATGCGATTCCTTTTTAGTTGTTTGTTTTTAGTATCGTTTTTTAACGTTTTTGCGCAAGAAGATGTTAAGACAGAAGTAAAACCTGCGGTTAAAATAGATTCATTATATCGTGAAGATCAGTTTTATCTTTCGGTTACCTATAACCTTCTGACTCAGATTCCGCAAGGACTTAAACAAAATAAATTTTCTGCCGGACTTTCTGGCGGATTTCTGCGTGATATGCCTATCAATAAAAAAAGAACCATTGCAATTGCCGCAGGTTTAGGATTAAGTTACCAGAATTATTATCAAAATCTTACCGTTTTAGAAACTCCAAGCGGAGCATTGGCTTATGCAGTAAGCGATTATAATGATATTAAGTCAAACAGATACCGTCAGTATTTAGTAGATCTTCCAATAGAGTTTCGATGGAGAAATTCGACTTATGAAAGTTATAAGTTCTGGAGAGTTTACGGTGGGGTTAAATTAAGTTATGTTCTCTCTAATAAATCGGTATTAGACGATGGGGAAAGAAAGTATAAAATCACTAATAATCCCGATATCAATAAATTTCAATACAGCATTTATCTGGCTACAGGTTTTAATACCTGGAATCTTTATGTTAATTATGGTTTAAATACTTTGTTTAAAAAAGATTTAAAAACTACTTCTGGACAAAGTATCGATGTACAAACGCTGAATGCGGGATTAATATTCTATATATTATAA
- a CDS encoding aspartate-semialdehyde dehydrogenase: MRIAVVGATGMVGEIMLKVLAERNFPVTELIPVASEKSVGKEIEYKGTKYKVVGMQTAVDMKADIAVFSAGGDTSLEWAPKFAAAGTTVIDNSSAWRMDPTKKLIVPEINASSLTKEDKIIANPNCSTIQMVLALAPLHRKYNIERIIVSTYQSITGTGVKAVRQLENEYAGVQGEMAYKYPIHRNAIPHCDSFEENGYTKEEMKLVRETQKILDDKTIRVTATAVRVPVVGGHSEAVNVEFTNDFDVNEVREILHHTDGVVVQDNLDTFTYPMPLYAEGKNDVFVGRIRRDESQPNTLNMWIVADNLRKGAATNTIQIAEYLIQAGLV; encoded by the coding sequence ATGAGAATAGCCGTTGTAGGTGCCACTGGTATGGTTGGCGAGATAATGCTTAAAGTTTTAGCGGAGAGAAATTTTCCTGTTACAGAATTAATTCCTGTTGCATCTGAGAAATCAGTTGGAAAAGAAATTGAATATAAAGGAACAAAATATAAAGTTGTAGGCATGCAAACGGCAGTTGATATGAAAGCTGATATTGCTGTTTTTTCTGCTGGAGGAGATACTTCACTAGAATGGGCTCCAAAGTTTGCAGCAGCCGGAACAACAGTTATTGATAACTCTTCTGCCTGGAGAATGGATCCAACAAAAAAGTTAATCGTTCCTGAAATCAATGCTTCAAGTTTAACAAAAGAAGATAAAATTATTGCAAATCCAAATTGCTCAACTATTCAAATGGTTTTGGCTTTGGCTCCATTGCACAGAAAATATAATATCGAAAGAATCATTGTTTCTACGTATCAGTCAATCACAGGAACTGGTGTAAAAGCAGTAAGACAATTAGAAAACGAATATGCCGGAGTTCAGGGAGAAATGGCTTATAAATATCCAATTCATAGAAATGCGATTCCACATTGCGACAGTTTTGAAGAAAACGGATACACTAAAGAAGAAATGAAATTAGTGCGTGAAACTCAAAAAATCCTTGACGATAAAACGATTAGAGTTACGGCTACTGCAGTTCGTGTTCCTGTTGTTGGTGGACATAGTGAGGCGGTAAATGTTGAGTTTACAAATGATTTTGATGTAAACGAAGTTCGTGAAATTTTGCACCATACAGATGGAGTAGTGGTTCAGGATAATTTAGATACATTCACTTATCCAATGCCATTATATGCAGAAGGTAAAAATGATGTTTTTGTTGGAAGAATCCGTCGTGACGAAAGCCAGCCAAACACTTTAAACATGTGGATTGTTGCTGACAACTTAAGAAAAGGTGCTGCAACAAACACGATTCAAATCGCTGAATATTTAATTCAGGCAGGTTTGGTATAA
- a CDS encoding bifunctional UDP-N-acetylmuramoyl-tripeptide:D-alanyl-D-alanine ligase/alanine racemase — MSINLKSLISVLDAEWIGLDTDIFVDHISIDSRSLQNGSQTLFFALSGVNNDAHLYIPELIEKGVQNFVVQYIPDNCSGKANFLVVKNSLDALQEFASYYRDLFDFPIIGLTGSNGKTIVKEWLNFLLSPDYNIVRSPKSYNSQVGVPLSVIAINEKHNLGIFEAGISTVNEMINLEEIIKPTIGVLTNIGPAHDEGFQSLEQKIKEKLLLFKKSKVIIYQKNEIVDLCLNDFLSENYLQDRKIFSWSFTDNSADVFILNKEYKNDITIIEYKYKEEVFSLEIPFSDSASIENAVSCLLVLLYFEYDFATIQNRMQMLYPVRMRLEVKNGINNCSIIDDSYSSDFQSLKIALDFLESQQKKNASKTVILSDIFQSGFSNEELYTKVAQLIADNKVNRVIAIGATISSFAAKFSNCITFQNTAEFITQIESLNFNNETILIKGARSFRFEQIVSLLEEKTHETVLEINMDSISHNLNYYKSKLADDVKIMVMVKAFGYGNGGLEIAKLLEHHKVDYLGVAFADEGISLKNGGIKLPIMVLNPESTSFPSIIQYQLEPEIYSIKGLNAFLKIAREKNLKDFPIHIKLDTGMHRLGFEENTLNELIETLKGSSSVKVKSVLSHLATSDEVKYFEFVRSQINLFDKLSSKLITALNINPIRHILNTSGISNFPDAQYNMVRLGIGLYGVSNDPAEQKYLENVGTLKSIISQVRIIPNGDSVGYGRRFMAERETRIATIPIGYADGISRLWGNQVGYVLIKNQKAKIVGSVCMDMLMVDVSHIDCKEGDSVIIFGESPTVVEMAEALKTIPYEIMTSISQRVKRVFFR, encoded by the coding sequence ATGAGCATAAACTTAAAAAGCCTTATTTCGGTTCTCGATGCCGAATGGATTGGCTTAGACACTGATATTTTTGTAGATCATATTTCGATCGACAGCCGTTCGTTGCAAAACGGATCGCAGACTTTATTTTTTGCCTTATCAGGCGTTAATAATGATGCTCATTTGTATATTCCTGAACTTATAGAAAAAGGCGTTCAGAACTTTGTAGTGCAATACATTCCGGATAATTGCTCTGGAAAAGCAAATTTTTTGGTCGTAAAAAATTCTTTAGATGCTTTGCAGGAATTTGCAAGTTATTACAGAGATCTTTTCGATTTTCCAATTATCGGCCTGACTGGAAGTAACGGAAAAACGATTGTAAAAGAATGGCTCAATTTTTTGCTGAGTCCGGATTATAATATTGTCAGAAGTCCTAAAAGTTACAACTCTCAGGTTGGAGTTCCATTGTCAGTAATTGCGATTAATGAAAAACACAATTTAGGTATTTTTGAAGCCGGAATTTCGACGGTAAATGAAATGATTAATCTAGAGGAAATCATTAAACCAACGATTGGCGTTTTGACCAATATTGGCCCGGCGCACGATGAAGGTTTTCAGAGTCTGGAACAAAAAATCAAGGAGAAATTATTGCTTTTCAAAAAATCAAAAGTCATCATTTATCAAAAAAATGAAATTGTCGATTTGTGTTTAAATGATTTTTTAAGCGAAAATTATTTACAGGACAGAAAGATTTTTTCCTGGAGTTTTACAGATAATTCTGCCGATGTTTTTATTCTGAATAAAGAATATAAAAACGACATAACAATTATCGAATATAAATATAAAGAAGAAGTTTTTAGCTTAGAAATTCCTTTTAGCGATTCGGCTTCGATAGAAAATGCGGTTTCATGTTTGTTGGTTTTGCTTTATTTTGAATACGATTTTGCTACGATTCAAAATCGCATGCAGATGTTGTATCCGGTGCGAATGCGACTAGAAGTTAAAAACGGAATCAACAATTGCAGTATTATCGATGATAGTTACAGCTCTGATTTTCAGTCGCTAAAAATTGCATTGGATTTTTTAGAAAGTCAGCAAAAAAAGAATGCTTCTAAAACGGTTATTTTATCGGATATTTTTCAAAGCGGATTTTCAAACGAAGAATTATATACTAAAGTTGCACAACTTATTGCTGATAATAAAGTAAATCGTGTAATTGCAATTGGAGCAACTATTTCGTCTTTTGCAGCTAAATTTTCAAATTGTATTACCTTTCAGAATACTGCCGAATTTATTACTCAGATTGAAAGCTTGAATTTCAATAATGAAACCATTTTAATAAAAGGTGCCAGATCATTTCGATTTGAACAAATTGTTTCTTTGCTTGAAGAAAAAACGCATGAAACGGTTCTTGAAATCAACATGGATTCTATTAGTCATAATCTCAATTACTACAAATCAAAATTGGCTGATGACGTAAAAATCATGGTTATGGTAAAAGCTTTTGGTTACGGAAACGGAGGATTGGAAATTGCAAAATTACTCGAACATCATAAAGTAGATTATTTGGGTGTGGCTTTCGCCGATGAAGGAATCTCACTGAAAAATGGCGGAATAAAATTGCCAATTATGGTTCTGAATCCTGAATCGACTAGTTTTCCTTCGATAATACAGTATCAATTAGAGCCTGAAATTTATAGCATAAAAGGACTAAATGCCTTTTTGAAAATTGCACGCGAAAAGAATTTAAAAGACTTTCCTATTCATATAAAATTGGATACAGGAATGCATCGTTTAGGTTTTGAAGAAAATACCTTAAACGAATTGATTGAAACTTTAAAAGGAAGCTCATCAGTAAAAGTAAAAAGTGTTTTGTCACATCTTGCAACAAGTGATGAAGTAAAATACTTTGAATTTGTGCGTTCGCAGATTAATTTATTCGATAAATTATCTTCAAAATTAATCACTGCATTAAATATAAACCCAATTCGACATATTCTTAACACATCCGGAATCAGTAATTTTCCTGATGCACAATATAATATGGTACGTCTGGGAATTGGTTTGTACGGTGTTTCTAACGATCCGGCAGAACAAAAATATCTGGAGAATGTTGGAACCTTAAAATCGATAATTTCTCAGGTTCGCATTATCCCAAATGGTGATAGCGTGGGTTACGGTCGCCGTTTTATGGCTGAGAGAGAAACCAGAATAGCAACAATACCAATTGGTTATGCTGACGGAATTTCGAGATTATGGGGAAATCAGGTTGGATATGTATTAATCAAGAATCAAAAAGCAAAAATTGTTGGCAGCGTTTGTATGGATATGCTAATGGTTGATGTAAGTCATATTGATTGCAAAGAAGGAGATTCGGTTATTATTTTCGGCGAAAGCCCAACGGTTGTAGAAATGGCTGAAGCGTTGAAAACCATTCCGTATGAAATTATGACAAGTATCTCGCAACGAGTAAAACGGGTATTTTTTAGATAA
- the mscL gene encoding large conductance mechanosensitive channel protein MscL produces MGFFADFKASLLKGDVLSLATAVVIGGAFGKIVGSAVDDIIMPIVGLLTGGIDFTQKFITLDGASYPNLVAAKAAGAAVITYGNLVQAIINFVIISFFVFVVLRAADKAKKKNEVAAPPAGPTQEELLTQIRDLLKK; encoded by the coding sequence ATGGGATTTTTCGCGGATTTTAAGGCTTCTTTGCTCAAAGGTGATGTGCTAAGTTTAGCAACAGCTGTAGTTATTGGTGGTGCATTTGGTAAAATTGTTGGTTCTGCAGTTGACGATATTATTATGCCAATTGTTGGATTGCTTACTGGTGGAATAGATTTTACTCAAAAATTTATTACACTTGATGGTGCTAGTTATCCAAATTTAGTTGCTGCAAAAGCTGCTGGAGCCGCTGTAATTACTTATGGTAATTTGGTTCAGGCAATAATTAATTTTGTAATTATTTCATTTTTTGTGTTTGTCGTATTAAGAGCTGCAGATAAAGCTAAAAAGAAAAACGAAGTTGCTGCTCCGCCAGCAGGACCAACTCAAGAAGAGTTACTAACGCAAATTAGAGATTTGCTTAAAAAATAA
- a CDS encoding NifU family protein, with product MTTEELTSNVLLALDEIRPFLNSDGGDITLVSIDDDKHVKVRLEGACISCSVNQMTLKAGVETTIKKYAPQIETVVNIM from the coding sequence ATGACAACAGAAGAATTAACAAGCAACGTATTATTGGCTCTTGACGAAATCAGACCTTTTTTAAATTCTGACGGAGGAGACATTACACTAGTTTCTATAGACGATGACAAACATGTTAAAGTTCGTCTTGAAGGAGCATGCATTAGCTGTAGTGTAAACCAAATGACACTTAAGGCAGGAGTTGAAACAACAATAAAAAAATATGCTCCACAAATAGAAACTGTGGTTAACATTATGTAG
- a CDS encoding DUF6058 family natural product biosynthesis protein, translating into MKDINIKYIEDNYLEAEEIIRIMNLNSDKLNQLIEDQLIPEPSYIINSEINISSPLDDNYRVVTSKKYFPKSILKLIADNILHHNPEKFKKDFRQNFLSSLKEHQHKTFAYGNTFDENGEIDLVKAEKALEEEWRHFCKGIYGICTLESNEEAIIEKEIVIKRILDFIETKGSVVTQEEINLLKDLDDEFNKVTSLFAPYQRETSSRGKYLDKLLKEFSLEDLIKEYE; encoded by the coding sequence ATGAAAGACATAAACATAAAATACATTGAAGATAATTATCTGGAAGCTGAAGAAATTATAAGAATAATGAATCTTAATTCAGATAAACTAAATCAACTTATCGAAGATCAGCTTATTCCGGAACCCTCTTATATTATTAATTCTGAAATAAATATTAGTTCACCTTTAGATGATAATTATAGGGTTGTTACTTCTAAAAAGTATTTTCCAAAAAGTATTTTGAAACTTATTGCGGACAATATTTTACATCATAATCCTGAAAAGTTTAAAAAGGATTTTAGACAAAATTTCTTATCTAGTTTGAAAGAACATCAGCACAAAACATTTGCTTATGGAAATACTTTTGATGAAAATGGGGAAATAGATTTGGTAAAAGCAGAGAAAGCTTTAGAAGAAGAATGGAGACATTTTTGTAAAGGAATTTATGGTATTTGTACTTTAGAAAGCAATGAAGAGGCAATTATTGAAAAAGAAATTGTAATAAAAAGGATTTTGGATTTTATCGAAACTAAAGGTTCAGTTGTAACTCAGGAAGAGATAAATCTTTTAAAAGATCTCGATGACGAATTTAATAAAGTAACGAGTCTTTTTGCACCTTATCAGCGTGAAACAAGCAGCAGAGGTAAATATCTGGATAAATTGCTAAAAGAATTTTCTTTAGAGGATCTGATTAAAGAATATGAATAA